The sequence below is a genomic window from Phoenix dactylifera cultivar Barhee BC4 chromosome 16, palm_55x_up_171113_PBpolish2nd_filt_p, whole genome shotgun sequence.
CCAGTAGCTCTCTCCTTCTTATCTGATTTTAGAGTTGGTTTTTCCCTAGCCACATCaacatttctcttttttctggAGAAAACCTTTGCACCTACATCCTTATCGTCTTCAGCCTTGAGACGTTTGGAAGATGATATTTTAGTAGGGGTCTTGGTGCTTGTTGGGAAAGAGGACTTTCTAGAGCTGGTCTCCACCTTTGACTTTTCTTTACCAACAGAACCTCGCCGTTTTGAAGATCTCTTCTTATCCTCTTTGCCTTTTCCTGAGTCTTCATTATCATCGCCATCTTCATCAGCAGCTTCTTCAGATTCACTTTCTTTCGCCCCACACTCAGACTGTTTAAATGCTTCATCCTCATCAGAAATACCATTCCCAttatcctcttcatcttcttcttcattttcttgTACATTCTTCCCTTTGCTATTTGAgctgtcttctctttttttctgtcTCCGCAAAAATGCAGTAGTCTCAAACAAACATCAGGACTATCTTGACAAGAACAACTCTTAATGTAATTGAACAATGCAAATGCACATAGCACAGATAGTTAATGGGAGATgactagaataaataaaatgaaagAGGTGGCTTTGTTGCAAATAAAAGTTAAAATTGTATAAATCAAGTATGATTCAAGAACAAAATATTATTAAGAAATAGTAACATAAAATCACTTATATTTGTGTTGTTCCATCAACAAACCTTCCTAGACTGCTTAGTGGGTGTTTCTGCCACACTTTTAGAAGCACTTCCTTTAGTCACCCTCTTACGTTTTCGAGATTTCATCGACTGTTGAAAAAAAGGGAACAAAAGAAACAGTTAGATTCAACGCATAAAATACCCATTGTACGTGAAAAATTTACCGCAGGAAATATTCGCATTATCTAATATTGCTAGGTCCCACGTGCATAAATTTCAGCCAGAAAATCCTATCCCATCTAAATGAACATTTATTATCAGTACCACGCACCACCAAAGAACATAGCATGTTTTAGCAGCAAGGGCAAACCTGCTGCTTGTCAGCAAGTATCACATCAGTAGTAGCATGAGGTGCAACCATAAAATCCAATAACTTTGCTACAAGGTCTTCCTGTGGGAACATTGAAAATACACATGTTAATCAGTCTGATCAGCGTTTAGTGTCACAAGCAAAACACAGCTTTGACTTGAATAATCATACACGAAGACTTTGGAACAACAGACCACCAACCTTTCTCATGGCTGTTTTTGAAACTGGTATATCAAACAAATCACATAGATCCAATAATGTATCCTTTACATATTTGTCAAGTTTCTCCTTCATTTTAGCTCTCTGTTTTTCCTATAAGAAAGGTTATTCAAAAAGgaaatcaaaattttagaaCAATATAAGGTTTAGAAAACAAGTAAATATGATTGCACAGGAATCAAACAGAGTATATCTCAAGTATGAAATGAAGGCTTACATCGCTCTCGTGCCAGACAAATCCAGAAAATTGGAGAAtatgatttttaaaatttacaGCCTGCAATCAGAAATGCAACAATGATCCTCCACGAAAGAGAaggcagaaaagaaaaaataaattattaaaaccAAAAGAAGATCAGATAAAACTTCTGccttaataataattatatagaTAAGTAACCTCATCAATGGGAGTTATTTACAGTATGCACATAGTGATGAGACCTTACCTTACTAGTTACTAGGAAAAACGAGTTCAATTAATAAAGGAAAccaaaaaagaggaaaatatGGAAAGAACAAATAGCAGAAATTAAGTGGAATTTCTcacttaaagaaaaataacctgATTTCATTACCAACTGAAACAACACAAGTTCACCTCGATACAAAAATTAGGGGTGCATCTTAACAAGCGCAATGATCACATCAACCAAAAAGAGCTGCTATCATGATAACAAAGTCAAATATCATTTACAACTCAACACAACTATGCCTTGATCCCAAACTAGTATAAATGTTCCGGAAAACCTAGCTAGGGGCGAATACTAAACCTTAAAACTTTCATACTCATATGGTCAAATTAGTTCATAGAGCTTATCTCCACTCTTAAGTTGAGAAAGTTCAAATGCATCAATCAATGTGAGATTGTTCATCTCAAAACCTTCGGTCTAGTGATGTTTTGACAATTCGATAATTTGACCTTCCtcaaatcttccacttgcaaGAATAATGTGCACCTGAAGACTTGTAAAATCTTCAACATCAAAAATCTAACCTTCCCTCACAGAACTAACACAAAATAAATGGGTATAAGAAGTGACTCTCATTATGAATCTAACCTTCTGCTCTAACATTCATATTTTTGCTCATGCAAGAAAGACAGGATCATCACTATGAAGATGAAGAATGTAATGGCGAAACATGCATAAAGATGTTGCTGAGAACCATCACAAATGCATGAAAATGAtcatctatcttctcttacAATGATACTGTCCTTCACACTGAAAGACGAAGTATATGATAAGTGGTTGTAACAAACCAAGATGCATATCTCTATAGTTGTCACCCTCTTATAAAGTGTCAAGGCACTAATAAGATGCTGATCATAAGCAAAAGTTCTATTGCATCAGAAAGATCAAGCAAAATGGAGCTTTCTATCAAGACTGTGCGCTTAATAGCAAatgataataaataaaatatctacAAATGTATAGAAACAAGCAGGTTTAGCAGCAAAAGAAAAGTTACATTTAAAACTAAGTTGAGTGCATTGCATTCCCATGAGAGATTAGATTCTGGTGCTAGAATGAGGGATAAGCAGGTGGAGCTCACAAAAGGTTTTAGGATATTGAATTAACCAAGAAGCATttgtataaaaattttaataattttataaaatgtAGAAATGCAGTTATTTGGTTAGAACCTTCAGTGGATAATTATGATGCAGAATAATGGACAGTTAACAAAAAGTAGATTAGTTCCAAATAGTGGTGGCAACAACAGGTGCCTGATGAAGCAGCTGTAAGAACAAGAATGAGATTCCAATAGGTAGGCTAGGAACATACTGAGACAGGTTGGGCTAAGGCTAAGCCACAACTCAAGATCAAATTCCAACATGCTAGGCTAAGCATAAAACAGTGGACCTCATAACTAAGTTCTACATCCTGCCCAGTCACCCAGCCCACCCCATCAATTTCCTAGGTAGGTCAATTCCCATTCCACCAAAAGGAGGGATAGGGTGAGGGGCATCGATGGTGGTGAGGGTGTCGAAGACACTCATGGGAACAAATGGGGACACTAGTGGCAAGGGTGACAAATAAAGTTCGCCGTCTTGGCACCGGACTCCCTACCGGTGCCACAATAGCACTACATCGGCACGATACAGAGTCTTTTCAATATACCTAGTGTCGATACGTCTTCCATACCAAATACCGGTACTGATCCGGTACGGTATAATACCGAACCGGTACAGTATGGTACGCATTGTACCGCCCGGTTCAAGCCAGTACGGCGAACCATGGTTGCAAATAACAAAGTAGAAATAGACCAAGACAGCAAGGCTGACAACAAAAAGAGAGTGCATGTGTTTGTGCGTGTATGTGTTGGATTAACTTCAATTAGGGTCTAGTAAAATTCAAAATGGGCAGTCTCTTCCCAAAATAAAAAAGGTGACTTTTTCTGTAAATTTGATAATCTAAGAAATTTCTCTGCAAATACCCTATAATATTACATCTGCACCCATTAATTATAATCAATATCTGCTTTAGCTTGCTCTCAGGGAGATGTAAGCTAATATGTATGCATCAACTGAAATAAATGTGCATATTCATCTGAGAATGGGGATATAATAGTCCAAAATGTGGAGTGTTTATGCGGGGAAAAAACAAGACCTTTCTCTAAATATGGAAACATTGTGCATTTATTCTGCAAATCccctaatatataatatagcataCATTTCAGGTCAAACTTGGATGCTTTAAGTAAGCTGAGGCCCAGCCTACCTCAATGGGCTGGAAATGCATGTCCAGGGCCGCCAATCGGCCAAGCTAGATCCAGCAAACCAAGTGAGTTTGGCAGCCCATGTCCTAGTGTACAAGCAGGTGCAATATCTAATCTAAGACAAAACACTCCAACTATTCTGGATTACCAAGAATATTGGATGAATGTAGAGATTAGGGGAAAATTATATTTAACAGAACACAGAGAGATATGGAATGTGTCACCCAAACAAGAGAATCTTAATTTTCaccagcaaataatcaatatagttTCCACAGCCCACAACAGACCATTTTTCAAGGCATCAAAATAAACCTAAAACAATCACTCAAAACAATGTGTGTTTTCCTAAATGTAACTTAACCCCCTGAAAAAACATACTAATCACTCGTAGAATCTCATCACATGTAGAAATGAAGTAATGGGTATGGATATAACACACATGGGCTGTAAAGAGAGGCCTTTACACCAACCACCAAATTCAACATCAATggtcaaaaaatgaaaatgtgAGCCATCAGATGTGATTTAGAAGGCTTAAAATATCTATGTAcgaaaaatcatatgatttggagACCTCGAATCTATATATCAAGTCACCCAGAATATATAATTACAATGGAATGTTATAGTGCACTGATTGTGGGGTGACTTGATTCACAATCTAGGAGTCTAGAAAACATAGGATGTttagtatataaatatattaggcCTCCTAGATCACATTCAATGGCTCACTGTATCTTTTGATCACCAACATTGAATTTGGTAGTGGGCGTAACATTGTTTCTTTACAATTACATCTGCACTTAAAAATATAACCTCAGACTTCTAACAGGAAAATAAATTTCAATTGACCAGTTATTGGATTTTCTAGCATTTCtgctaaaaaaaatgcaaaaaataaCACAATATGGATAAAATACTAGCAAACAAGAAACATTTTCTGGTTGTATGACACCATTGGTCCAACAACACATACAAATGTGATCAACTTTCAAGAAGTACATGAAAGAAATTAAAAGGATAGTACTATGTAAAATAGACATCAATTTAAATACCAATGTCAACAAACCATAGTAGTATCTGAAGATAAATTACTTCAGATGGATAGTAGGTTCTTCCCTCAATATCAAGATTACCATAAATCCACACTTAATCAACTTAAGTAAGCAATTATTAGCTCCAGAGCAACTACATAAACACCAATACATATGCACGccaccagcagcagcagcataaaataataaaagcaaATGTATGATAACCAACAAGGATCTTAGAACCCAAATGTAACATTAAAGAAGCAAATAAATGTAACATCTTTAACTACCTTTCCTTTCCTTCCAAAAAGAGTCTGATGAAGCAATTTAAGATCTGCAGGCTTCTTTCTTCCTAATTTGTAAGCCACTGAGCACAAGATTGGACACAGGTCATGAATGAATTTTGTACCACATATAGACTTAAAGATAGAAGATAAACTAATAAAAAACGGGAAGTATGAAAAGCACATCAAAAATCAGTAAACTGCAACAAATCAAGAAGGCATGCTAATATAGAAATCCACATAGCAGATCTCAACTTTGCATTAACAGTCAGCATCAACATGTAAAGAGAAGATTACTCCTTTACCCCATGATTCCAAAAGGTGTTTTGGACAGCATGCAGAGTTCAGATAAGGACTTTCATCTTATAACTATATGTATCAATATCAGTTATTTGTTATCCTATGGCCAAGGTTCAAAATACCAAGGATTGATATTGTATCAACAGAGGGTGGATAAGGCATGCACCATATCAGAGATCACGACAGCAAAGCATACTTACTGGTACGCATAAATACACTGCAAACACCCTTTGTACAGCCTTTCTTGGTTGCAAATTTTTGGTTATGGAATTCTTTTGCAGCCATGTTTTCTTATCTAAAAGCTCGATAGTTGCAAGAAATAAGATAGGACCATCGAGTGAAATTCCCTGGTCAAGGTTTTCTGTGTGCTAAGTCATTAACATGCATAAATATTACAAAGTGTCAAATAGTTTGAATTATAAAATACTTTTAAAGACATATATTATATCAGCAATTGAAATGCACGTAAACAAAGAAATAATAAGTTTATAATATTGTTTAACAATAATAGCTCATGTAACCCAAGATCATCCAAATATCATTACTATTGTCAATGATCACAAACTAGGCACTAGTTTACTTATCCATATATTCCTATCAATCattaatttttcaaaacttttatagCATGACCATGCCAAACAAGTAACGTACCAATAAGGTACAAGCACCTCGATTGCAGACCTTGATCTGAAATAAGTTCTTGGAGGAACTACTTAGGATCTGAACCTTAAATGCACACATGCCTAAAAGGCATGCATCAACATATATGACATCTATTTCCTCAATAAAACAGAAGCATGCTTTCATTTTTCTATCCAATTATCCACATGATTTAAATAACACGTGCAGCAATGCACTAAAGTGGTGTTTGGCTGCAAAATAAGTGGCTGAAAGAATATCCCTTGCGCTATTGAAAGAATAGACCTATTCTGTGGAATAGGTATGTTTTGGTATTTGGCCGAGGAATAAATGCAAGGAATAGGTGGAGTGAATAAGTTACATTTTACGCACATTGAACTTTGCCACCTTTTGGATTTTATAGCAAAGACCAAATTTTCCTCTCACTTTTTTGAGtgtttataaaataaatagggGCAAAATGGTAATTAAAAGGAAACAGGGACAAGCCTATTCTGCAGTATAAGCCAGCATTTTGGTGGAATAAACTTACAACACATCCACAGTATAAACTCCAAATCTTTGGTGTTTAACAAGATTGTGATAGGATGccccccactttggggtatacCATCCCCCCACTTATTTTACAACCAAACAACACCTAAATAAACAATTATGGCAAGTATGTGTCATGCATAAGGAATACCAATTATGCATTCCTAGGGGGATATCTCCCCACTTATGTTGCAACCAAACAACACCTAAATAAACATTTATGGCAagcatatgtgatgcatgaaggAATTCCACCTATGCATTCCACCCAAGtaacataaatacatacatataattCATTTTACCAATATATAGATCCAAAAATCCATACATGTACATGTATACAaagacatatatatacacacatcaTACCCTCTCAAACACCATTCTTTAATATGCAAaaaatcttatgcatcaatctaGTTCATTGCAATTCATGAGCATCAAAAATGTTCTCTGATTCAATAAAATAACAATTATCACCTTGAGAATAAAAAAGATAGATATGATCTAAATTTGTTAACAAACATGCCAAATACTGCCATACCAGATAATCATGCACTCCAAAATAAATTATGGTTATTATGATCCAAAATTCCAAATGAACCAGATCATTATAAACAAGGATGGATGTGAAAAGAAGATAATGACCAatgtgctttaattgtatttacTATAATATTACCATTCATGTGAAGGATTCTATTACTTGTGCAAGCATGGGAACATCAAACGGCTTTTATACCAAAAATAGGTCATTTAAATGTCTACGGGTTTGCTTTGTCTCATTTTACTCCACGTCAAACCAGCAcatttttttgagaaagaaaGAACTCAAAGCAAAGATGGCCTTGCCATAACCAAAGTTGAATAAAGATGACCAAGCAtatacaaaaagcatcacagtATGCAAGAAAGTAGGAACTAGAACTGAATGACGAACTTTAAGTGTCAAAAGGGTAAAGAACTATGATACTACAAGTATTCATGAAGCCCTGCTGGTCCATGGGgaactaggggtgcaaatgggtcgggtcgggtcgggtcggatcctgGGTGACCCCGATCCAACCCAATTTtttgttcggatcctaattttggacccagacccggcccggttgaagatcgggtcgggtcgggtctgagttgggtccgggtcgggtccgggtctgaATCGGGTCgtgttcgggtccgaatcgggtctaatttttttgtatttttgggaaagaatttgggcaaatctaatttggtcatatcataattatgaggtgctgagtgacccatgacttgaaagacttgcaattgatctccagtcagaatagatgaccccgacttactaactaagtcggtctacaagccaaatttcatatcacactattttttgtccatgtgactgattggacggaacttggtgtctcccagctcccctctcacgaggacaaaaaaaatcccagaccttccaaaatccaattccattgtagaaaactggcacatgacccatattcagttcggtgttccctcacttcctcccagtaaaagttaaaaaaaacagaaaccaaaaaaccgaaggaaaaaaaaaaagaaaagccagCTATCGAGACACGAcccagaggtatcaacagtgtaatagaccgAGAGAGGATCCTGACGGACCAATAGTGCCAcgacccacaaaaaaaaaagaagaaaaaaactctcttttgctttttccccctctctttctctcttcgggtccattcgagtcggatcgggtccgttcggtaaacccagacccgacccagaaaatgattcggatctaattttaggacccgacccggacccgcgggtcctaaaattcggggtcaggtcgggtctacgcgggtcgggccgggtcgggtctcgggtcaacccgacccatttgcagccttatggGGAACAGGAtgcattttttttgttagaatGTGACACGGATGAGAATGCATAATATAATCTTGAAGCAAGTTACTAAAAGCATATATGAAATATATTGGTTTGAAAGAGAAGGTAGACCCCTATAGGAATGAACAATAAATATGGATTCACGAGGCAACTCCCAATTAGTTTGTACAAAGTCTGGTTAGCAACAATTCAACAACTACTGTAAATAAGGGTTCATCAACTCATCCTCATTTAATCTGTATGATGCTTGATGGCTATGAACAAACAAATAGAAACTAGAAAAAGAAGTATCAAATTATCATTGAATGGATTTAAAACCAAaccacaatctcaaaatacaagaaaataaaatcaatcAAGAAAAAGGACAGCATGAGTAACTCCACAAACTTAGATAACTGGCATGAAAATTATATAGAGAGAAACAAGAAGGGCTTGCGGATAAAAGATTTATCTCCATAGCTTGGAATTCACGAAGAGGAATTCCCAAAGAAGACAACATAATTCATGGTAATGCATCATAAACTGCATGTAGTAAGCCATCGGCAAAATTTGCAACAGTTCAAAACCTTACCATTTGGTATATCTTTCAGCGGAATGCCACGGCCCTAAAAAACAAATGTTAAACAGAAAAATGAGCATTTCAATAACAACAATAAAGATGATGGAACCCACTAAAAATACATGAGGAAAATTAAGCATGAAATCTGCACCTTCTCAACTAGGAATTCCTTATCTGGCTCTTTCTCAATAACTTCAACGAGTCTTTCCACAGTTTTTCTCTCACGCACAGGACGATCAATAAAAGATGGTGTAGGAGTACTCAGCAATTCCTTTGACTTTgtacctctttctttcttctcctttgctTCCCCTTTATCGCTGACCTTCTGACTCCTAGCCCTCTTTTTCTTTAACCCTTCCACCTTATTGTCATCAACCTTCTTCTCCATATTTCCATTATCTTCTTTCACATCAATCGATTGCTTCAGGTTTGAATCCGctcccccctcttcttctccaacttCTTTGACCCCGTCTTCCTCATCTCCAGAGTCCTCCGCATCCACCATTTTCACATCCTTGCTTTCCACTGTTTTCACATCCTCAGCATCTACCATTTTCACATCTTCAGCTTCTCCTGTATTCACGTCCTCAGTTTTCTTTtcgtcttttccttcttcttcaacttctactTTTTTCATGCCATTTTCCTCagtttccttctttccttccatATCTTTCTTATCTTCACCATCCTTATTCTGGTCTCCAACCTTATTCTCATCTCCATCCTTTTTTTCATCTCCATTATTCTTTTCCTCACTGTCCTTTTCAGCAACAGCCTCCGCACCCATATCCTCAGACAGGGGGCCAGACCCATTGGCCATCTTAGCTGCTTCCACTTCAGATGCTGGCTCTGGTCCAGACATCCTGATTGCTGCCAAAGTTATAATGTCAACAAAGTAATTATCAGATCGGAACTTCTAACTTATCAACATTCTGATAACATCACGACTGAAATCATGCACAAGGGAAACTCATTAATGAAcgcaaattgaaaaaaaaaaaccacgatAACAACGAATATACCTTTTATAACAGAAATCACCGATTGCAGAAGCTCATTAGCTATCAAACTAAAGCAAATTTAGAATAGAAAATAACTATTCTAAAATATGGACATCGTATTGGAGAAAGAAGGTATGTACAAGCAAATTGAATAACAAACTAACATGTTCAACGAACAACAAATAGAATCACAAAGACCAGAGATGCGAAAAGGTAGGCTGGCAAACCCTGATCAAAAtaaattgcatatttttttaagaaaccaACTTTTATTAACCTAAAGACCAGGGAAACAGCATAGAAACCTTAAAACATGAAACAACGATAAAAGACATCTCCAAGGTTAGTGCAGGAACAAACGCTCGAGTAAAGAGCATAAAAAGTTGAAACTTTGAGACCCCCGAGACCGGAAAAACGGAGGAAGGCCGCAGAACCGGCAATCTGCCCGCAGCACAAATGGCAAGAAGTGCTTCAGATTAGAAAACTTACCTTAATGTTATAGAATCagagaaaaacttttaaaagaAACCTTTAAAACATCAACAAACGCGAGATAAAAGCAGGAAAATATCACCTTCGTGCCGAATTTTCGAAACCCTAGCTCGATAGAacgaactcttcccaagcaatcacctcaaaaaaaaaaaaatccaaggaAATGCTCTATATCTCATCACGACGGAGCGAGTAGACACTTACAGAAGATCTCAGAGCAGTCGAATCGACGAAAATTCGCAGTGAATCTTCTCACCCCTCTCCCTCGAGAGAGCGAGACAGCGAACGAAAGAAGAACTTAATTTTtccctcctcgaagcgccctcACTTTCTTCTCCGCCTTTTTTATAGTCCGGACTCCAAGCCGAAGTCCATTAGGGTTTTCTTGACGTGTCCGGTCCAAGTGTCACCGTCAAGCTGAGAGACGCACTACGTCCAATCCCTCGCTTCAAGATCTGAGAGAGTTTTTTTAGGGTCTCTTTTTGGTTTTCTTTGGAgttgctccttttttttttgttggattaAATGATAATCTTATCCATCGTACGGTCGAGATCTGTTGGTTGCTCATTGCTGACTCTGTTGGTTCCTTGTGGCCGCGCCACGTACAATAGTTTTAGGACAGCCACGAGGCGGATCGGACAGTCCTGCCCCTTGCAACCGTTTGATTGTAAGGTCGTTGTGGTGGGGCACCCTGTTGCCAAGTCATaagcttttgtttttttggtccCCCTTTCGTCATGTTGCAAGCTTTCTAGAGGTTGAACTGCCAGTATACGGCACTTGATTTACCAAAATAGGCCAATGCAAGTGCACAGGATTATAAAGATTTCCTTAATGCCATCAGGATGGTAGTCTCGTGGTAAAAGAACGATAATTTCGTTCAAATTATTCAGATTTGAAATGCataggcgtcgattaaattcggAGACCGAATGTTCCACGCCCAGATGACTTGTTagcggttatgctttccttctACCTGTACCTAGATGGTGCCAGATATGACGTACTCACCTtcagatgaagaagatatgAGTTAAACAGAGTCTACCCGTGTCGAATATTCTTCTGGCCGGGcgagggcccagtgggggctactacgcgggggtgggctgaTCTCTTTTTCCCCTTACCCCTTttcctaagaaaaaaaaagattttctgAATACATAGATAAGTAAATAGTGATTCAAGATCACAAACAAAATTGGCATGTTTgattacaataaaaaaaaagttatttattCTAATATGTAACAAGAAGTTTCTAAAACAACACTGCATCCGAGGTTGTTTGTCATCTCCATGCATGAATGAGTTAGAACTTTCGAACGGCTTTACTAGTATATTATAAACAACTTTGTTACATACCACAATGAATTCTGCTACTATAATGCGCAAACTAAGAGAAAATTCTCTTACAGTATTGCATTGCAGGAATACTACAAACTACTTTGTTACAAATCTACACGAACACTCCTACATTcatatttatatgtttattttatttttctcactttttatGTGAATTAAAGCAAGACTTGCAAGGGTAAGTCATATTGGAAAAGTTAATTGAGATTCGAGATCACATAAGAATGCAGCTCTAATATTGAgcttaataataattataaagtTGAAGGATCCATCTAAGCCTTCTACATGTCTAAGtggaaaaaaatagaatagctagttaattttcttctcctcctctattcTATGTATACTTCATCGCTCGGTCTACCACCAACTCCATTCCTAGCCCTGACCACTTCCATCTTGGCCATCATGAAGAGAACGAGAACCGATTGGTTttatcttctttgtctttattcCTTTGGACCCTATGAAAGAATATTGATCAATCTCTCTATATATTTAAAATGTTGCTATAAATTGGAAAAGGTGTGGAAGCAAGAGATCAACcagggggagggagagaagaGGGGTAAAGAAGATTCAAAAGGCATAACTCAAGAGAACTCAATTTGGTTGGAATCGTGGGCATTGGTTTTGAATTTGGAATTAAATAGCAGTAGTTTGGTATTGATTAGGATAAGAGACATGATTGAAGGCAGAAAGGGCCACGACTGGAACTCATGAAGGTTCCAATGGAAGCAGAGAGGGTCAGGAATAAAGGTGGAAATTGGAATGGAGCCAATTATGGATAAGGCAATAAAGTCACTGCTTTCACTCGATTGTGAAAAGAAAAATGGAGGAGAAGGGACTTTACCGGCTATTCTAGTTGAACATTTGGACATGTGGATGGCTAAAATGGACCCTTCAAATTGTTATTGTTAGCGAGCTCAAAACTTGAGTTGAACTCTCCCAATACGTAGTTGTCTATCTTATTTTCTTGCATAGGATGAGCCCCATGAATGATAATATTTGGAAACCTATCTACGTTAACTCCCTAAAATGCCCATGCATGAGATGTCATCCATTGTCAACATCTCttcatatttatttgtttatttatttctcTCTTTTCGGGCCCATAATTAGAACttgctaaaaaaaattaattaggactttgaAACACGTATACCACACTAAATATAATCTATTCCCACATTTGTTATTATGATATATACTAGAATCATCACCACAAATATTTTGGTTACTACATTTATCCATAAACATCATCGTGGATATGATTTTGCAATTTATGTTTTACTAAACATTGTAATATTACACTTTTTATTACATTTACAAATGTAGCAATAGACCTACCCTAGTAAATATCACAAtagatttattaaaaataataaaaagaaaaaatatcgcTAGTGTTTCTTTTACA
It includes:
- the LOC103722745 gene encoding protein DEK-like, translated to MSGPEPASEVEAAKMANGSGPLSEDMGAEAVAEKDSEEKNNGDEKKDGDENKVGDQNKDGEDKKDMEGKKETEENGMKKVEVEEEGKDEKKTEDVNTGEAEDVKMVDAEDVKTVESKDVKMVDAEDSGDEEDGVKEVGEEEGGADSNLKQSIDVKEDNGNMEKKVDDNKVEGLKKKRARSQKVSDKGEAKEKKERGTKSKELLSTPTPSFIDRPVRERKTVERLVEVIEKEPDKEFLVEKGRGIPLKDIPNVAYKLGRKKPADLKLLHQTLFGRKGKAVNFKNHILQFSGFVWHESDEKQRAKMKEKLDKYVKDTLLDLCDLFDIPVSKTAMRKEDLVAKLLDFMVAPHATTDVILADKQQSMKSRKRKRVTKGSASKSVAETPTKQSRKKKREDSSNSKGKNVQENEEEDEEDNGNGISDEDEAFKQSECGAKESESEEAADEDGDDNEDSGKGKEDKKRSSKRRGSVGKEKSKVETSSRKSSFPTSTKTPTKISSSKRLKAEDDKDVGAKVFSRKKRNVDVAREKPTLKSDKKERATGKRAARGKGKSMEGEHPSEEELRKTICEILKEVDFNTATFTDILKQLATHYKKDLTPRKPAIKELIQEELTKLADEAEEDEDDEDEDAEKEENPEPSGKEVKT